Proteins encoded by one window of Cloeon dipterum chromosome 2, ieCloDipt1.1, whole genome shotgun sequence:
- the dsh gene encoding segment polarity protein dishevelled homolog DVL-3 isoform X2 yields MEETKIIYHIDDEETPYLVKLAIPPERVTLADFKNILNRPNFKFFFKSMDDDFGVVKEEIVDDDSHLPCFNGRVVSWLVSAEGSSVSDRSDGASQCTDSAAHSDPKQQQVVIENQTTNFRVPHTKTRTMEDSTCTETESIISSRPGGPRPTRHHAEKYDRYIKYNGLQGPRANGQSGRHQRSGHGYESSSMISSELETTSCLDSEDDATSHITTTTEHSSVSRAHLRRRPRRRRHRMPPMSRTSSFSSITDSTMSLNIITVSLNMDAVNFLGISIVGQSNKGGDGGIYVGSIMKGGAVALDGRIEPGDMILQVNDINFENMSNDEAVHILREVVQKPGPIKLVVAKCWEPNPKGYFTIPRTEPVRPIDPGAWVAHTAAIRGDFPIRPESVSTITSASSSITSSMPDCDQRNTEEMHLTVRTDMPTIVRVMARPDSGLEVRDRLWLKITIPNAFIGADVVDWLNTHVEGFNDRRDARKYASQMLKAGYIRHTVNKITFSEQCYYVFGDLCGSMSTLKLQEDESVSVGPLPPPSSTSPAPWGGGHMPYAGTFLSHPASGYAPMPFNYANDPSVYGFEEEQARSTSGGSSGSDGAASLVGSAIRAPVTGAPPALPPLPPASPHQQGAGSESGSRRSRSSGSEQSGSTAAAGAASGAGSAGSGSGGGRQLQHVPEEMSGSRQSFRMAMGNPSSPIRSNTAAHPNNKNEVLHHQQHQHHSSPMHTYESIDLLEYNFSNNNN; encoded by the exons ATGGAGGAAACGAAGATAATTTACCACATTGACGATGAAGAGACGCCGTACCTGGTGAAATTGGCCATTCCTCCGGAGCGGGTCACCCTTGCCGACTTCAAAAACATCCTCAATCGGCCCAACTTTAAGTTCTTTTTCAAGTCTATGGACGATGACTTCGG GGTCGTCAAAGAAGAAATCGTCGACGATGACTCGCACCTACCCTGTTTCAACGGGCGCGTCGTATCATGG CTTGTTTCCGCGGAAGGCAGCAGCGTGTCCGACAGGTCGGACGGTGCGTCCCAGTGTACGGACAGTGCAGCACATTCAGACCCTAAGCAGCAGCAGGTCGTCATCGAGAATCAAACCACAAATTTCAG AGTGCCGCACACTAAAACGAGGACAATGGAGGACTCAACTTGTACAGAGACTGAGTCTATTATCAGCTCGAGGCCAG GGGGCCCCAGACCCACGCGGCACCACGCGGAAAAATACGATAGATACATTAAATACAATG GCTTGCAAGGACCAAGAGCAAACGGCCAGTCAGGCAGGCATCAGAGATCTGGACACGGCTATGAAAGCTCCTCCATGATCAGTTCTGAGTTGGAGACCACCAGCTGTCTCGACTCTGAGGACGACGCCACCTCTCACATCACTACTACCACAG AACACAGCAGCGTGTCTAGGGCGCACCTGAGGCGGCGGCCGCGTCGAAGGAGGCACCGGATGCCTCCAATGTCGCGCACATCCTCGTTTTCATCCATCACAGACTCCACCATGTCACTTAACATAATCACTGTCTCTCTCAACATGGACGCAGTCAATTTTCTAGGAATTAGCATTGTAGGCCAAAGCAATAAAGGCGGCGACGGCGGAATTTACGTCGGCTCAATCATGAAAGG CGGGGCGGTAGCATTGGACGGTCGAATTGAACCTGGAGACATGATTCTGCAGGTCAATGACattaatttcgaaaatatGAGCAACGACGAGGCTGTCCACATCCTCAGGGAAGTGGTCCAGAAGCCAGG GCCAATTAAGTTGGTAGTTGCCAAGTGTTGGGAGCCAAATCCCAAAGGATACTTTACGATACCGCGGACTGAACCAGTGCGGCCCATTGACCCTGGGGCCTGGGTGGCTCACACAGCCGCCATCAGAG GCGACTTTCCAATTAGACCCGAGTCAGTTAGCACGATCACATCTGCCAGTTCATCAATCACGTCTAGTATGCCTGATTGTGACCAAA GAAACACAGAAGAGATGCATTTGACTGTAAGAACTGATATGCCCACGATTGTGCGGGTGATGGCCAGGCCGGACTCTGGGTTGGAAGTCAGGGACAGATTGTGGCTGAAAATTACCATTCCGAACGCATTTATTG GCGCCGACGTGGTCGACTGGCTCAACACCCACGTTGAGGGCTTCAACGATCGGAGGGACGCGCGCAAGTATGCATCCCAAATGCTGAAGGCCGGCTACATCAGGCACACTGTCAACAAGATAACCTTCTCAGAGCAGTGCTACTACGTCTTTGGTGATCTCTGCGGAT CAATGTCTACCCTGAAGCTGCAGGAGGATGAATCAGTGTCTGTGGGACCGCTGCCACCACCAAGCTCGACCTCGCCGGCACCATGGGGAGGCGGGCACATGCCATACGCGGGCACATTCCTGTCGCACCCCGCCTCGGGCTACGCACCTATGCCCTTCAACTATGCCAACGATCCCAGCGTTTATGGTTTTGAGGAGGAACAGGCACGCTCCACCTCAG GAGGCAGCAGTGGATCAGATGGAGCTGCCAGTTTGGTCGGGTCGGCCATCAGGGCTCCCGTGACTGGGGCTCCGCCTGCATTACCACCCCTACCACCCGCGTCACCTCACCAGCAAG GGGCTGGTAGTGAGTCGGGATCAAGGCGTTCTCGGTCAAGCGGCTCTGAACAGAGCGGCTCAACAGCGGCCGCGGGAGCGGCAAGCGGAGCCGGAAGTGCTGGAAGCGGGAGCGGTGGAGGCCGGCAGCTACAGCATGTGCCTGAGGAGATGTCTGGCAGCCGACAGTCTTTCCGCATGGCCATGGGCAATCCCT CCTCGCCAATCCGCAGCAACACAGCCGCACATCCCAATAACAAAAACGAAGTGCTGCACCACCAACAACACCAGCACCACTCGTCTCCCATGCACACCT ATGAGAGCATAGATCTTCTGGAGTACAACTTCtccaacaacaacaattgA
- the dsh gene encoding segment polarity protein dishevelled homolog DVL-3 isoform X3, translating to MEETKIIYHIDDEETPYLVKLAIPPERVTLADFKNILNRPNFKFFFKSMDDDFGVVKEEIVDDDSHLPCFNGRVVSWLVSAEGSSVSDRSDGASQCTDSAAHSDPKQQQVVIENQTTNFRVPHTKTRTMEDSTCTETESIISSRPGLQGPRANGQSGRHQRSGHGYESSSMISSELETTSCLDSEDDATSHITTTTEHSSVSRAHLRRRPRRRRHRMPPMSRTSSFSSITDSTMSLNIITVSLNMDAVNFLGISIVGQSNKGGDGGIYVGSIMKGGAVALDGRIEPGDMILQVNDINFENMSNDEAVHILREVVQKPGPIKLVVAKCWEPNPKGYFTIPRTEPVRPIDPGAWVAHTAAIRGKSKVGGCELIVSLNNPCPGDFPIRPESVSTITSASSSITSSMPDCDQRNTEEMHLTVRTDMPTIVRVMARPDSGLEVRDRLWLKITIPNAFIGADVVDWLNTHVEGFNDRRDARKYASQMLKAGYIRHTVNKITFSEQCYYVFGDLCGSMSTLKLQEDESVSVGPLPPPSSTSPAPWGGGHMPYAGTFLSHPASGYAPMPFNYANDPSVYGFEEEQARSTSGGSSGSDGAASLVGSAIRAPVTGAPPALPPLPPASPHQQGAGSESGSRRSRSSGSEQSGSTAAAGAASGAGSAGSGSGGGRQLQHVPEEMSGSRQSFRMAMGNPSSPIRSNTAAHPNNKNEVLHHQQHQHHSSPMHTYESIDLLEYNFSNNNN from the exons ATGGAGGAAACGAAGATAATTTACCACATTGACGATGAAGAGACGCCGTACCTGGTGAAATTGGCCATTCCTCCGGAGCGGGTCACCCTTGCCGACTTCAAAAACATCCTCAATCGGCCCAACTTTAAGTTCTTTTTCAAGTCTATGGACGATGACTTCGG GGTCGTCAAAGAAGAAATCGTCGACGATGACTCGCACCTACCCTGTTTCAACGGGCGCGTCGTATCATGG CTTGTTTCCGCGGAAGGCAGCAGCGTGTCCGACAGGTCGGACGGTGCGTCCCAGTGTACGGACAGTGCAGCACATTCAGACCCTAAGCAGCAGCAGGTCGTCATCGAGAATCAAACCACAAATTTCAG AGTGCCGCACACTAAAACGAGGACAATGGAGGACTCAACTTGTACAGAGACTGAGTCTATTATCAGCTCGAGGCCAG GCTTGCAAGGACCAAGAGCAAACGGCCAGTCAGGCAGGCATCAGAGATCTGGACACGGCTATGAAAGCTCCTCCATGATCAGTTCTGAGTTGGAGACCACCAGCTGTCTCGACTCTGAGGACGACGCCACCTCTCACATCACTACTACCACAG AACACAGCAGCGTGTCTAGGGCGCACCTGAGGCGGCGGCCGCGTCGAAGGAGGCACCGGATGCCTCCAATGTCGCGCACATCCTCGTTTTCATCCATCACAGACTCCACCATGTCACTTAACATAATCACTGTCTCTCTCAACATGGACGCAGTCAATTTTCTAGGAATTAGCATTGTAGGCCAAAGCAATAAAGGCGGCGACGGCGGAATTTACGTCGGCTCAATCATGAAAGG CGGGGCGGTAGCATTGGACGGTCGAATTGAACCTGGAGACATGATTCTGCAGGTCAATGACattaatttcgaaaatatGAGCAACGACGAGGCTGTCCACATCCTCAGGGAAGTGGTCCAGAAGCCAGG GCCAATTAAGTTGGTAGTTGCCAAGTGTTGGGAGCCAAATCCCAAAGGATACTTTACGATACCGCGGACTGAACCAGTGCGGCCCATTGACCCTGGGGCCTGGGTGGCTCACACAGCCGCCATCAGAGGTAAGAGTAAGGTTGGAGGATGCGAACTAATTGTGAGCCTTAACAATCCTTGCCCAGGCGACTTTCCAATTAGACCCGAGTCAGTTAGCACGATCACATCTGCCAGTTCATCAATCACGTCTAGTATGCCTGATTGTGACCAAA GAAACACAGAAGAGATGCATTTGACTGTAAGAACTGATATGCCCACGATTGTGCGGGTGATGGCCAGGCCGGACTCTGGGTTGGAAGTCAGGGACAGATTGTGGCTGAAAATTACCATTCCGAACGCATTTATTG GCGCCGACGTGGTCGACTGGCTCAACACCCACGTTGAGGGCTTCAACGATCGGAGGGACGCGCGCAAGTATGCATCCCAAATGCTGAAGGCCGGCTACATCAGGCACACTGTCAACAAGATAACCTTCTCAGAGCAGTGCTACTACGTCTTTGGTGATCTCTGCGGAT CAATGTCTACCCTGAAGCTGCAGGAGGATGAATCAGTGTCTGTGGGACCGCTGCCACCACCAAGCTCGACCTCGCCGGCACCATGGGGAGGCGGGCACATGCCATACGCGGGCACATTCCTGTCGCACCCCGCCTCGGGCTACGCACCTATGCCCTTCAACTATGCCAACGATCCCAGCGTTTATGGTTTTGAGGAGGAACAGGCACGCTCCACCTCAG GAGGCAGCAGTGGATCAGATGGAGCTGCCAGTTTGGTCGGGTCGGCCATCAGGGCTCCCGTGACTGGGGCTCCGCCTGCATTACCACCCCTACCACCCGCGTCACCTCACCAGCAAG GGGCTGGTAGTGAGTCGGGATCAAGGCGTTCTCGGTCAAGCGGCTCTGAACAGAGCGGCTCAACAGCGGCCGCGGGAGCGGCAAGCGGAGCCGGAAGTGCTGGAAGCGGGAGCGGTGGAGGCCGGCAGCTACAGCATGTGCCTGAGGAGATGTCTGGCAGCCGACAGTCTTTCCGCATGGCCATGGGCAATCCCT CCTCGCCAATCCGCAGCAACACAGCCGCACATCCCAATAACAAAAACGAAGTGCTGCACCACCAACAACACCAGCACCACTCGTCTCCCATGCACACCT ATGAGAGCATAGATCTTCTGGAGTACAACTTCtccaacaacaacaattgA
- the dsh gene encoding segment polarity protein dishevelled homolog DVL-1 isoform X6 encodes MEETKIIYHIDDEETPYLVKLAIPPERVTLADFKNILNRPNFKFFFKSMDDDFGVVKEEIVDDDSHLPCFNGRVVSWLVSAEGSSVSDRSDGASQCTDSAAHSDPKQQQVVIENQTTNFRVPHTKTRTMEDSTCTETESIISSRPGGPRPTRHHAEKYDRYIKYNGLQGPRANGQSGRHQRSGHGYESSSMISSELETTSCLDSEDDATSHITTTTEHSSVSRAHLRRRPRRRRHRMPPMSRTSSFSSITDSTMSLNIITVSLNMDAVNFLGISIVGQSNKGGDGGIYVGSIMKGGAVALDGRIEPGDMILQVNDINFENMSNDEAVHILREVVQKPGPIKLVVAKCWEPNPKGYFTIPRTEPVRPIDPGAWVAHTAAIRGNTEEMHLTVRTDMPTIVRVMARPDSGLEVRDRLWLKITIPNAFIGADVVDWLNTHVEGFNDRRDARKYASQMLKAGYIRHTVNKITFSEQCYYVFGDLCGSMSTLKLQEDESVSVGPLPPPSSTSPAPWGGGHMPYAGTFLSHPASGYAPMPFNYANDPSVYGFEEEQARSTSGGSSGSDGAASLVGSAIRAPVTGAPPALPPLPPASPHQQGAGSESGSRRSRSSGSEQSGSTAAAGAASGAGSAGSGSGGGRQLQHVPEEMSGSRQSFRMAMGNPSSPIRSNTAAHPNNKNEVLHHQQHQHHSSPMHTYESIDLLEYNFSNNNN; translated from the exons ATGGAGGAAACGAAGATAATTTACCACATTGACGATGAAGAGACGCCGTACCTGGTGAAATTGGCCATTCCTCCGGAGCGGGTCACCCTTGCCGACTTCAAAAACATCCTCAATCGGCCCAACTTTAAGTTCTTTTTCAAGTCTATGGACGATGACTTCGG GGTCGTCAAAGAAGAAATCGTCGACGATGACTCGCACCTACCCTGTTTCAACGGGCGCGTCGTATCATGG CTTGTTTCCGCGGAAGGCAGCAGCGTGTCCGACAGGTCGGACGGTGCGTCCCAGTGTACGGACAGTGCAGCACATTCAGACCCTAAGCAGCAGCAGGTCGTCATCGAGAATCAAACCACAAATTTCAG AGTGCCGCACACTAAAACGAGGACAATGGAGGACTCAACTTGTACAGAGACTGAGTCTATTATCAGCTCGAGGCCAG GGGGCCCCAGACCCACGCGGCACCACGCGGAAAAATACGATAGATACATTAAATACAATG GCTTGCAAGGACCAAGAGCAAACGGCCAGTCAGGCAGGCATCAGAGATCTGGACACGGCTATGAAAGCTCCTCCATGATCAGTTCTGAGTTGGAGACCACCAGCTGTCTCGACTCTGAGGACGACGCCACCTCTCACATCACTACTACCACAG AACACAGCAGCGTGTCTAGGGCGCACCTGAGGCGGCGGCCGCGTCGAAGGAGGCACCGGATGCCTCCAATGTCGCGCACATCCTCGTTTTCATCCATCACAGACTCCACCATGTCACTTAACATAATCACTGTCTCTCTCAACATGGACGCAGTCAATTTTCTAGGAATTAGCATTGTAGGCCAAAGCAATAAAGGCGGCGACGGCGGAATTTACGTCGGCTCAATCATGAAAGG CGGGGCGGTAGCATTGGACGGTCGAATTGAACCTGGAGACATGATTCTGCAGGTCAATGACattaatttcgaaaatatGAGCAACGACGAGGCTGTCCACATCCTCAGGGAAGTGGTCCAGAAGCCAGG GCCAATTAAGTTGGTAGTTGCCAAGTGTTGGGAGCCAAATCCCAAAGGATACTTTACGATACCGCGGACTGAACCAGTGCGGCCCATTGACCCTGGGGCCTGGGTGGCTCACACAGCCGCCATCAGAG GAAACACAGAAGAGATGCATTTGACTGTAAGAACTGATATGCCCACGATTGTGCGGGTGATGGCCAGGCCGGACTCTGGGTTGGAAGTCAGGGACAGATTGTGGCTGAAAATTACCATTCCGAACGCATTTATTG GCGCCGACGTGGTCGACTGGCTCAACACCCACGTTGAGGGCTTCAACGATCGGAGGGACGCGCGCAAGTATGCATCCCAAATGCTGAAGGCCGGCTACATCAGGCACACTGTCAACAAGATAACCTTCTCAGAGCAGTGCTACTACGTCTTTGGTGATCTCTGCGGAT CAATGTCTACCCTGAAGCTGCAGGAGGATGAATCAGTGTCTGTGGGACCGCTGCCACCACCAAGCTCGACCTCGCCGGCACCATGGGGAGGCGGGCACATGCCATACGCGGGCACATTCCTGTCGCACCCCGCCTCGGGCTACGCACCTATGCCCTTCAACTATGCCAACGATCCCAGCGTTTATGGTTTTGAGGAGGAACAGGCACGCTCCACCTCAG GAGGCAGCAGTGGATCAGATGGAGCTGCCAGTTTGGTCGGGTCGGCCATCAGGGCTCCCGTGACTGGGGCTCCGCCTGCATTACCACCCCTACCACCCGCGTCACCTCACCAGCAAG GGGCTGGTAGTGAGTCGGGATCAAGGCGTTCTCGGTCAAGCGGCTCTGAACAGAGCGGCTCAACAGCGGCCGCGGGAGCGGCAAGCGGAGCCGGAAGTGCTGGAAGCGGGAGCGGTGGAGGCCGGCAGCTACAGCATGTGCCTGAGGAGATGTCTGGCAGCCGACAGTCTTTCCGCATGGCCATGGGCAATCCCT CCTCGCCAATCCGCAGCAACACAGCCGCACATCCCAATAACAAAAACGAAGTGCTGCACCACCAACAACACCAGCACCACTCGTCTCCCATGCACACCT ATGAGAGCATAGATCTTCTGGAGTACAACTTCtccaacaacaacaattgA
- the dsh gene encoding segment polarity protein dishevelled homolog DVL-3 isoform X1, giving the protein MEETKIIYHIDDEETPYLVKLAIPPERVTLADFKNILNRPNFKFFFKSMDDDFGVVKEEIVDDDSHLPCFNGRVVSWLVSAEGSSVSDRSDGASQCTDSAAHSDPKQQQVVIENQTTNFRVPHTKTRTMEDSTCTETESIISSRPGGPRPTRHHAEKYDRYIKYNGLQGPRANGQSGRHQRSGHGYESSSMISSELETTSCLDSEDDATSHITTTTEHSSVSRAHLRRRPRRRRHRMPPMSRTSSFSSITDSTMSLNIITVSLNMDAVNFLGISIVGQSNKGGDGGIYVGSIMKGGAVALDGRIEPGDMILQVNDINFENMSNDEAVHILREVVQKPGPIKLVVAKCWEPNPKGYFTIPRTEPVRPIDPGAWVAHTAAIRGKSKVGGCELIVSLNNPCPGDFPIRPESVSTITSASSSITSSMPDCDQRNTEEMHLTVRTDMPTIVRVMARPDSGLEVRDRLWLKITIPNAFIGADVVDWLNTHVEGFNDRRDARKYASQMLKAGYIRHTVNKITFSEQCYYVFGDLCGSMSTLKLQEDESVSVGPLPPPSSTSPAPWGGGHMPYAGTFLSHPASGYAPMPFNYANDPSVYGFEEEQARSTSGGSSGSDGAASLVGSAIRAPVTGAPPALPPLPPASPHQQGAGSESGSRRSRSSGSEQSGSTAAAGAASGAGSAGSGSGGGRQLQHVPEEMSGSRQSFRMAMGNPSSPIRSNTAAHPNNKNEVLHHQQHQHHSSPMHTYESIDLLEYNFSNNNN; this is encoded by the exons ATGGAGGAAACGAAGATAATTTACCACATTGACGATGAAGAGACGCCGTACCTGGTGAAATTGGCCATTCCTCCGGAGCGGGTCACCCTTGCCGACTTCAAAAACATCCTCAATCGGCCCAACTTTAAGTTCTTTTTCAAGTCTATGGACGATGACTTCGG GGTCGTCAAAGAAGAAATCGTCGACGATGACTCGCACCTACCCTGTTTCAACGGGCGCGTCGTATCATGG CTTGTTTCCGCGGAAGGCAGCAGCGTGTCCGACAGGTCGGACGGTGCGTCCCAGTGTACGGACAGTGCAGCACATTCAGACCCTAAGCAGCAGCAGGTCGTCATCGAGAATCAAACCACAAATTTCAG AGTGCCGCACACTAAAACGAGGACAATGGAGGACTCAACTTGTACAGAGACTGAGTCTATTATCAGCTCGAGGCCAG GGGGCCCCAGACCCACGCGGCACCACGCGGAAAAATACGATAGATACATTAAATACAATG GCTTGCAAGGACCAAGAGCAAACGGCCAGTCAGGCAGGCATCAGAGATCTGGACACGGCTATGAAAGCTCCTCCATGATCAGTTCTGAGTTGGAGACCACCAGCTGTCTCGACTCTGAGGACGACGCCACCTCTCACATCACTACTACCACAG AACACAGCAGCGTGTCTAGGGCGCACCTGAGGCGGCGGCCGCGTCGAAGGAGGCACCGGATGCCTCCAATGTCGCGCACATCCTCGTTTTCATCCATCACAGACTCCACCATGTCACTTAACATAATCACTGTCTCTCTCAACATGGACGCAGTCAATTTTCTAGGAATTAGCATTGTAGGCCAAAGCAATAAAGGCGGCGACGGCGGAATTTACGTCGGCTCAATCATGAAAGG CGGGGCGGTAGCATTGGACGGTCGAATTGAACCTGGAGACATGATTCTGCAGGTCAATGACattaatttcgaaaatatGAGCAACGACGAGGCTGTCCACATCCTCAGGGAAGTGGTCCAGAAGCCAGG GCCAATTAAGTTGGTAGTTGCCAAGTGTTGGGAGCCAAATCCCAAAGGATACTTTACGATACCGCGGACTGAACCAGTGCGGCCCATTGACCCTGGGGCCTGGGTGGCTCACACAGCCGCCATCAGAGGTAAGAGTAAGGTTGGAGGATGCGAACTAATTGTGAGCCTTAACAATCCTTGCCCAGGCGACTTTCCAATTAGACCCGAGTCAGTTAGCACGATCACATCTGCCAGTTCATCAATCACGTCTAGTATGCCTGATTGTGACCAAA GAAACACAGAAGAGATGCATTTGACTGTAAGAACTGATATGCCCACGATTGTGCGGGTGATGGCCAGGCCGGACTCTGGGTTGGAAGTCAGGGACAGATTGTGGCTGAAAATTACCATTCCGAACGCATTTATTG GCGCCGACGTGGTCGACTGGCTCAACACCCACGTTGAGGGCTTCAACGATCGGAGGGACGCGCGCAAGTATGCATCCCAAATGCTGAAGGCCGGCTACATCAGGCACACTGTCAACAAGATAACCTTCTCAGAGCAGTGCTACTACGTCTTTGGTGATCTCTGCGGAT CAATGTCTACCCTGAAGCTGCAGGAGGATGAATCAGTGTCTGTGGGACCGCTGCCACCACCAAGCTCGACCTCGCCGGCACCATGGGGAGGCGGGCACATGCCATACGCGGGCACATTCCTGTCGCACCCCGCCTCGGGCTACGCACCTATGCCCTTCAACTATGCCAACGATCCCAGCGTTTATGGTTTTGAGGAGGAACAGGCACGCTCCACCTCAG GAGGCAGCAGTGGATCAGATGGAGCTGCCAGTTTGGTCGGGTCGGCCATCAGGGCTCCCGTGACTGGGGCTCCGCCTGCATTACCACCCCTACCACCCGCGTCACCTCACCAGCAAG GGGCTGGTAGTGAGTCGGGATCAAGGCGTTCTCGGTCAAGCGGCTCTGAACAGAGCGGCTCAACAGCGGCCGCGGGAGCGGCAAGCGGAGCCGGAAGTGCTGGAAGCGGGAGCGGTGGAGGCCGGCAGCTACAGCATGTGCCTGAGGAGATGTCTGGCAGCCGACAGTCTTTCCGCATGGCCATGGGCAATCCCT CCTCGCCAATCCGCAGCAACACAGCCGCACATCCCAATAACAAAAACGAAGTGCTGCACCACCAACAACACCAGCACCACTCGTCTCCCATGCACACCT ATGAGAGCATAGATCTTCTGGAGTACAACTTCtccaacaacaacaattgA